One window from the genome of Magnolia sinica isolate HGM2019 chromosome 4, MsV1, whole genome shotgun sequence encodes:
- the LOC131244390 gene encoding uncharacterized protein LOC131244390 gives MGTCISKCKPATEEFKHPIQVKLVISHSPSLSTVSIPRNPSKNQLSPLSYSPTSSTTSSNSSVGTSTTITTTTTTSSTSPSISKDRSFSNEFLWSCIKENPHIIQVDPIPLDLGPTKASIRNTQERQSKTDIAVGKQPIPRRTQSQPTQIARQKSFREEKEKERRSRASLPRRNVGTQSPSRRFNGVTYRDPLKNPVEESRNHGANYRGLSPSPSRRFNGANRGLSPSPSRRFNGQDLPRNPQDETCKNTISRRGLSKSPSRKLNGDACKSITKDQLKENIRPTSCTHQIKSQIDQSVVEDVVSDQESNSLPMEDIDNPLISLDCFIFL, from the coding sequence ATGGGAACTTGCATTAGCAAATGCAAACCTGCCACTGAAGAATTCAAACATCCCATCCAAGTCAAGCTTGTGATATCccattctccttctctttctaccGTTTCCATCCCTAGGAATCCCTCTAAAAACCAACTTTCTCCTCTTTCGTATTCACCTACTAGCTCTACTACTAGTAGTAATAGTAGTGTTGGTACTTCTACTACTATTACTACTACCACCACTACTTCCTCTACTTCACCGTCTATATCTAAAGATAGGTCATTTTCCAATGAGTTTTTGTGGTCATGCATCAAAGAAAATCCCCACATAATTCAAGTCGATCCAATCCCTCTGGATCTAGGACCCACTAAAGCTTCTATCCGGAACACCCAAGAACGGCAATCTAAAACCGACATTGCAGTAGGAAAACAACCCATTCCTAGACGCACCCAATCACAACCGACCCAGATAGCTCGGCAGAAAAGCTTtagagaggaaaaggaaaaggaaaggaggtcCCGAGCCTCTCTCCCCAGGCGAAATGTAGGCACACAATCTCCTAGTCGAAGATTCAATGGAGTTACTTATCGAGATCCTTTGAAGAATCCAGTAGAGGAGAGTCGCAACCATGGGGCTAATTATCGTGGTCTTTCTCCGTCTCCTAGTCGAAGATTCAATGGAGCTAATCGGGGTCTCTCTCCATCTCCTAGTCGAagattcaacggtcaagatcTTCCCAGGAATCCACAAGATGAGACTTGCAAGAATACCATTTCTCGTCGGGGTCTCTCTAAGTCTCCTAGTAGAAAATTAAATGGAGATGCTTGTAAGAGCATCACAAAGGATCAGCTAAAGGAGAACATTCGGCCCACGAGTTGTACGCACCAGATCAAATCTCAAATTGATCAGAGTGTTGTGGAAGATGTGGTATCTGACCAGGAATCCAATTCTCTTCCAATGGAAGACATTGATAACCCACTCATTTCTTTAGATTGCTTCATCTTTCTTTGA
- the LOC131242648 gene encoding uncharacterized protein LOC131242648: MASLFDKQADVYLDARPRYPSEWYSMLASRTLRHSLAWDVGTGNGQAAIGIADHYEQVIGTDISEAQLKRAVPHAKVRYIHTPSSIMDQELVSLLGGENSVDLVTVAQAVHWFNLPDFYSLVTRLLRKPGGVIAVWGYNDYVISPSIDTALKRFHNTTLPYWDGNIRYIFDGYQTLPFPFESIGLGSEGEPLSLDMPKDLSFEGLVGMLRSWSSVTTAKDRGVDLLSESVVKELETVWGGCDVIRTVTYKAFMLAGTPKLEN, from the exons atggcaagTTTGTTCGACAAGCAAGCGGACGTGTATTTAGATGCAAGGCCCAGGTATCCAAGCGAATGGTATTCGATGCTTGCATCTCGCACTCTCCGCCATTCATTGGCTTGGGATGTGGGCACTGGAAATGGCCAAGCCGCTATCGgg ATTGCAGATCACTACGAGCAAGTAATTGGAACTGACATAAGTGAAGCTCAATTGAAGCGGGCTGTCCCACACGCCAAAGTTCGGTATATCCACACACCATCCTCGATCATGGATCAAGAACTCGTATCACTTTTAGGAGGTGAAAACTCAGTCGATCTAGTGACAGTAGCTCAAGCAGTTCATTGGTTCAACCTCCCGGACTTCTACTCGTTAGTCACCCGACTCTTAAGAAAACCTGGGGGTGTAATTGCAGTCTGGGGCTACAATGATTACGTCATCAGCCCCTCCATCGACACAGCACTGAAGCGGTTCCATAATACAACACTTCCTTACTGGGATGGTAACATACGCTACATTTTCGATGGGTACCAGACACTTCCATTTCCCTTTGAGAGCATAGGCCTGGGGTCAGAAGGTGAGCCATTGTCATTAGACATGCCCAAAGACTTGTCTTTTGAAGGACTTGTGGGCATGTTGAGGTCATGGTCTTCTGTGACTACTGCCAAGGACCGTGGCGTCGATTTGTTGTCTGAAAGCGTTGTTAAAGAGCTGGAGACTGTATGGGGTGGCTGTGACGTGATCCGAACCGTTACATACAAAGCATTCATGCTTGCTGGCACACCCAAATTGGAAAATTAG